One Styela clava chromosome 4, kaStyClav1.hap1.2, whole genome shotgun sequence genomic window, CAAGTGatgaatttaataaacaaaGCATTCAGACCACCCGTTATGTGGAAATATCCACTTGCTTACCTCAGTCGTTCCAAAATTCTGTGGCAATCAACACCATTGTATACCACCAAACAGTTAGGTATCATGTTACCCTATTATATCAATAACTTCTCGACAGATTGTCGCAACTTATTTATTTCAGGCGCCAGTTGCGATCCATCTTTCTGCAGGACAGAACATGCAATTACAGGTCTGGAAACTCCACAAGCTCGACCCAATCCCTGCTTGGATCCAACAAACACATAAGGAACATTTTTGTCTTCACATAACAGAGGAAGATGAAGCAAAATTTCCAATGGTTCAGCATCTCCAGCAAGTATGATTAGCTCGGACAATCCCCTGTTCAATGTTTTTGTTGCTTCGTTCGCACCCTTTCGTAGTTGCTTGTAATTCGACGCTTGTGTCACCAATTCAAAGATGGTCTTGGTCAAACTATCATCTGCCATAGGGTAGGCTTTGGGGTTGATTTCACCAGTCATTTTGAACAATTACAGTATATCCTCTCCGCTCCCCAATATCAGTAAGGATCACGGCTTCACGGAGGCAACGGTTGATCTCAAATCACATGCAAATTCACGGCAAAGGAAAGAGAACACTTTCGGATAATCGAGAGACGAAAACGGTGAAGACAATTAACGCAAAGCAAGTTGACTTCTAGTGCACCACGCTTTTTGATAACCGTTGCCAGATAACTAGCTGCGAAAACTGTTGGAAaggttttaataaatttttattttacagttgGATCGGGTTTGTTTTGAATCGGTTATCTGATAAATTTTTTCTGAACAAGTTATTTCATTTGGTAAagcaataaaattaatttgcatAGCAAAGTTAATAATGTTTAAATGTGCTTCTTTATTTCCAACAATACATGAGGTTGGCGCATAATTTATTGGGGCAAAGAAATTGACTTATAAGGTCAGAAAACAAgtagaataaaatattattttgaagaattTGGTTATTCGttagtataaaaatattcaccaCATCACCATTTTTATCCCCAAGTGTCTGCGCCAGTTTATTGAAGCATGATACAGGGTTCAAACTTTACCATCGATGTATTCGTGATAATACCACTGATCGTCCTTTTACGTTCGGCGCTTTAGTGACGTCTGTCAGGTTAGTTAGATGATGTTTTTAATCTGCTTTAATCGTGACGAATATTGGACATTATTTTCTGATCGATAGTTGAAATTATTCTATTTGTTGTTATTTATCATAATAATGCTATTGAATCAATAATCACATGTGTGAAGATAGTCAAATTTGGTTCTGCAGATCGCATCTTAGACGCAACTGTTTACTTGATATTAAGTCGTACAATGATAACAAAAGCTTCCATTCACCCATTGGTATACCAGTATCATTTGAAGACTTTTGTGTATTGTGTAGTTTGGTTTTCATTTTGACATATCGCATCAACAGGCAGACTGGTCAAATATTTTACTAGAGTCCCTTCCCCGAAATGCGATCATTTTCACCAAAATGCTTCTAATATGCTTTGTAATCACAGCAAACACTTCATTTTGGTGAATTTTGTAGGCAATTAAgcaataatacaaacattttacCTTTGGTCTTGAATGTTCtgatgttttaatattttgtggGTCAAAAGCTGAAATGATTGGCTTGAGCATATTGCTGTATTGTGGAACGCGGTTTCagcagaatatttttattgaatatccTAAgcatttccatttttttattaGTATAGGTCAAGTAGCAATTTCTactgaaaatttaaatgaatttgatgTGTTTATTTCAGGATGTTGATGCCCAAGAAAAATCGTGTGCAAATCTTTGAATACCTTTTCAAAGAAGGTGTTCTGGTTGTCAAAAAGGATCCTTATTTGCCTCAACATGCAGAGATTGCCGTTCCAAATCTTCATGTCATGAAAGCATGTCAGGTAACTTGAGAATGCTTgtatatttttgtgtttttaataCAGAATTCATCATCATTATTAGTCCTTGTTAGTTTCGAATTGCTGATGTGTATTTATTATTGTATCAAGGATATAACTGtttggcattttaaaaattatgtcTTAACTTCActtaaaaagtgaaaaatttgaTTACGGGGTCTTAAATATTTGGTAAGGTCATGGTGGTGTATTTGCATAGATTTATCTTATTTTGAGACCGATTCTTCAGACTAAATTATTggacctcccgaagtatgcgcaccaagatggcgcacaacctgaactcaggttgtgtaccaggttagggttcaggttatgcgacatcttggtgcgcatacttcaggagtaccaaattatTTTATCGAAAATTATACAGAAATGAATAAATCCTATTTACTTAAGATTGAAGTCAGGAATTCAGACATTTGATCTGAAAATCTGATTATGCCCTGTTCTGTAGTTGGATAACAGTGCTAGGATGTGGAATTCCAATAACTTTCATTGTCTAACTATATTTCTAGAATGCATTTATTTTCCTTAACAGTATGTAGTGTAAAGTACAAGCTAATTACAATTACTAAGTTAAGTACAAATTTActgactaaaataaaataaaaattccagTCACTGAAATCATGCGGGCATGTTCGTGAAAACTACACTTGGcaacattattattatattctcACCAATGAGGGAATACAATATTTGAGGGATTATCTTCATCTTCCTCCTGAGATTGTCCCAGCAACATTAAAAAGACAAACAAGACCTGTGGATGTCCGAGCCAGGCCTAAAGGTAatatcattttatattattttcctcatgttttattttgacctgtttgtattgaaaaaaaaaacacatcacGTAGCATGAACAGCATTACCCAAAATATTTGTTGTCATATCTATATTGATATTAAAAATCgttgtgaaaaaaattctcAATCTATTTAAAGACTTGCTGGTTTTACACAACATGAACAGAATCCTAGACGATTTAATCAAAACTAGAAATTACTAGTGGTTGACTCATAGGCAaatatcattgaaaattaaaaatccaTAGCAAAGCTCACCACCGTCACCTAGGATGTAATAATTTAGGTAAGCAATGCTCAACTGGAAATATTTCCGTCCTATCAAAATAAAGTGGTTCCAACTTGATCGTAGAAAATTGTACATGACCTTATTTGGAGCAAAATAACTTCAAAAAAAGTGCTGTCAACCGAAAATAgaaaactattgaaaaaaacGTCCTTTCGTAGGCCAACAAATCATTCCCATAGTTACCAAATGTTAAAAAAACATGTCTGCTTCATCAGTTGATGAACCTCGAAGAGCATACAGTGGGGCTGGTGACAGAGAGGCATATAGGAGAGGTGGACAAGGGGATAGAGCACCAGACAAAAAGGCTGATGCTGGTGCCGGAACTGCTACATTTGAATTTGTGAGTAGATATTAATTGATTGATATTTGTTTTCTTGttgaaactttttaaaaacttgcaaaaattattgttttttagaGAGGAGGCTATGGCAGAGGTCGGGGAGCTCCATGATTATTTATATACAATTGTGCTTCTTCGAGTCGCCATTAATAAGATCATCTAAACatgtttgttgtattttttgtttattgataTGGGTAGTTGAATTTCCTTCAGAGCAGGTGATTAATAATGTACCCGTACATTTCTGCTTGCTAAATAGGGTTCATTTTTCAGGAAGGCAAAGATTTGTTGGGTCTGGGTTGTGGTTAGGTAACTTTGATGAAGGTGATTTTTTTAAGAAGTGCTCTTCATTGGTGGGTGGACATTATTAACACTGAGCTATGTATATTTCTAAAACCAAGTTCCCGGCAGATGTCAGGATGAAAACAAGTAGTGTCCAAGGAAAAGATTTGTCTTGTCTGGtagtagaaaaaaaattgatctcAAATTATGATCTctctatatatacatatatatgcgCTAAAATAAACTTAAATGTCGTGTTTGCGCTACCTGCCATATTCTATATAGATTTGACTATTCCATAAGCCTGACCTTTTGCAGAAAATTTGAGAAACATCGAAATGgtagatgaatttttttttgtaaaattggaGGTAAAAACACGGAGGATATCTAATGATAAAAATGGTAGATTagtttttattgtaaaattgaAGGTAATAACACAAAGGATAtccaataataataaacaatgcgcaaaaaattatcattatCTTCTCTGCTTCGAACTTCTTTTTACCAAAGGTTAGCATTTCTAATCGCTGTTTTTGGAGTGATTTAGCTCGCTTTCGTCTTCTTCGCCGAACGCTGTAAGCGGCGTCAACTTCATGGATATCACTTCCAGATAATTCTTCTATGGTCTCGTAGCTACTGTCTCCCGTGCATTCGTCGCCTCTTTCTAGGTCGCGTGTAATTTCATCCCGAATTTTTCGGGCGTATGCTGGATCAATGCGCCTAAAACCCGTTTTTCGTCCTGGTTCTGCTTTTATATCAAAAGCCCGTTTGACTAAACCCAATCCCTTTCTGAGAAATGCATCAGCGTGTGCTCTTTGTGGTTTGGCAGCTTCGCAATCGGTAGAAAAGCTTGTAGCTGAATCTGATTCCTCCTCCAGATCTTCAGCTGTTTTCACGGGTTCGCTCTCCTTATCTAAGCTTATAGGCCTATCACTTTTTATGTTGATTTCATTTTCGTGGTCAGCAGGCACCATGCAAATATTTTCCTCAAATGCCACATGCGCCTCGTCTGGTGGCAATTTTTCTTTTGATAAACCTTTGAGAATACTTCTGCGTCCTTCACGGAAATCGCCTTCGCCATTTTCTTCCTCATTCGGACCCTGTTGCGATTCTGTCCGGTATCTTTTTCTGAGATGGGTATCACTGTCTCCATTTGCTAAAGATATTCGCGCCGCCTCCATCTTGTCAAACAAAATAAGCGAACGTACAAGgcaaatgtttttattgttcTACGAGAATTTAAATAGGTATTATGAcgttaaatatgtaaaaattgtttatgatgtcataataatgGATCAATGATTGTTATTGTATATTTGCTGTGACGAAATTGAATAACTAACCAACTGTTCTCTTTAGTGGTGCTCCAGTTTATCGTCTGTGGCCGAAATAAGTTACAACAACACTAGCCAATTGCGATTTCTCACTTggtttatattgaaaaaaattgaaatgattgGGAGTGAGTATCGACTTTCTGGCTAACTACAAACAGGGAAGAAACCATAGTGAAACATTACATATCGGTATATTCGAATTGGCCTTGGTCGTGATCTGGCAACCTTTTTCCATATTAACCTGCAGGCTGAACCAAAGCGCATATATAATACATGGGCATgctcaaaaaaaataaatttaaattttgcgTTTCCGGAAAcatgatacatatatatatatacgtaataCATATAAACATTGCGGTAAACGTCACCTTGAATGCAAATGAAcatgatatatttatttgtttttttaaggTACGAATATCTGCGCAAAATAGCGTTCCCCCTTCCAGTTTATCGAACGTTATGTTCACGGGTATTCAAATTGGATCTGAAAGCTGGgattcaatatttgatattggATTGGATGAAGACAAAAATGGAAGGCTTGGATACTCGTGATCATTTGTGTTCGGTAATGCTGGATGAGGTTCAGATATCCAGAGGAGTCGACTACGACATTGGCATTAAGGAGTTTGTTGGTTATATTAGCCCTGAAGTTCTTGGTGGAAAACCTCTAGACACGTTTGCCTCACATGCGCTATGTTTCATGGTTAAGGGAATTTCTCTGAAGTGGAAGCAGCTTATAGGTGGGGTGGAATACTCTTTGTTTTGCtcattattttgttgttttctatCAAACATAGTAGGCTATTCCAATTTGCTGTGACTTCTCAGGTTATTTTTACACCGGAACTTCTGTGAGCGGAAATGACCTATGGTGCTTAACCAAACAAATTATATTAGCTCTATCAGAACGTGGATTCACGGTGGTTTCTATTGTCAGCGACATGGGATCCAGCAATCAAGCAATGTGGAGAAGTGCGGGGATAGTTTCTAACaggtttgaataattttaaggATGTGATATCCGCGTATACATATATCACGCAGAAGCCTATCCATTACAATTTACACCATATTAACTTCTCATTGGTTACTCTATTTTAGATTCGAAGTGAATTGCTCTGTGCCTCACCCTGCTTTCGAACATAGGAAACTTCATTTTATTGCCGACGTACCGCACCTTATAAAAAATTTACGAACAGCTTTTATGAATCATGACATTGAATTGCCAGCATCTGTTGTTACGAAATATAATCTTCCGACAAAAATGGTGAGTATCAAAAATGTGCTTGATAAAAATGCGCAGTAAGTGTATTATACCTATAGGCTAAACCTAAAATTTATCTAACCACAGGTTCGATTCTGTTACGTTGAGAAAGTGGCAGATGAACAGAGAGAAAAAGAGTTGAAACTTGCCCCAAAGCTCACGGAGAAGCATATAAAACcttcaaaatatcaaaaaatgagAGTTGGTCTAGCGGCTCAGGTCTACCTGTATTTCAGTATATTTCTAcctatttaaaaatattgaagcaACAGTATAAAAGTcgtaatttcacatttttgctgaaataaaatattgttaaatcatttttttcttcaTAAACCAATGAGTTAGAATTTTACATCAAACTCCATCTTTTCATAGGTTATCAGTCATAGTACAGCATGCGCAATAAAAACGCTTGTGGAGAGTGGCGTACTGCCAAGAGATGCTTTGTCGACATCATTCTTCTGTTCATTCTTCAACAAATGGTTCGATATTGTGAACGCCAGGTCCATTGATAATGCTCTGTTCCCTAACTCTCGAAAAAAGCTCGATCACCTTATCGAGGTCTGTTGTAAGTGACACATCATATATATTGTAAGTAAAATCGCATACTAAACGGGCACCAAATATTTTAGGTGATCGACGTCGTACAGAATTTAGCATTTCCAGGAAACAAATGGAAGCCAATTCAATCCGGTATTAAGTTATCAACAACTTCGATAATCGAGCTTCATGCTGACATTGTGCTAGGcggaaaaatgaattttttactACCTGGAAAACTAACACAAGATGCTGTAGAGAATTTATTCTCTCAGGTTATTTTTTTGTCTTATCTTTCAGTACAGCGATagaatatattgaataaatCGTAATTGCATTTATATAGTCGTATGGTGATCTCtgaatgaaatgtttttaaCATCACAGGTGCGAAGTAAGGGAAATTCGCATCCGAAGGCATGTCAATTCCgaaatgcaataaaattaatatcggTTGGTCAGTTTCTCCACGTTCCCTCGAGTGGAAATTACGACACGGACGACTCAGAAAACTTGATAACATTTATAAAAGAACATAGCAATGCCTCATATTCTTTGACGAATGATGAGCCACAACCGAACATCGAAATCAATGAAGTGGACGCACTTATTGAATCTGCAGTCGTCTGCATGGACATTTGCGAGTCCAACGGGCTTTATTATATTTTAGGATGGGCTGTTTTTAAAGAacttaaaaatatagaaaaatgtGAAACGtgtgaaaaatcattttgtagGCAAGAATATACGATCAATATGAAGGATTGTCCCGAAGCCCTTTTAACACTTTTTAAATCATATAATAAAGACTTAATATCCACCGAAAATTCGATGCACCTGATTCATCCATCACTGTCCCTGcgcaaatattttcaacaactgGAATCTATTTTTCGGCTCAAcataaaaactttaaaattgcaGCCTAATCCAAAAGcattattaaaacaaaaaatcggATGCTTAAGACGACCATTGTTCTCCAGTTGCcataatttaattgaaaaaattatagatAGATACATTCTCTTGAGAATGCGAATTTATGCTAGGAGAGCAACCCAAAAAAGTATATGCCACCAATATGCTAGCAGAAGCGCTGCTCGCGCAACAAATATTAGGTAGTCAAAGacctgtatatatattttgattccattttgaaattttttgattgtttttaatttattcgatTTTGTTAGGTACTCTTCGATGTTCGACTTCATCAACGTTACGGTTATCATTAATTATATTACACGAATGCATTTAtactattaaaatatattttcagctaAATTCCGTCGGCCACTTACATATTGTTcaaatatacagtatatttttGTCCTAGTGAACTATGCGTGTTCGACTGTTTGTTCCATGCGCAAGAGTTGTTACGCGTGTTCGGATTTATAGCAAAATAATACataatttgataataataaatcCCATTTTCACAAGGTATTTGAATTGTGtggagtttttattttaaataaggACGTGGATCTAATTACATAAAATCCATTGTTGCGTCAGAATACTTGCATTGTTAAGCGTCAAATCGGTATGTCGCAATAAAGATCTCCGAGGACCGGATCGAAAAATTGTACAACGTTGTCTCTGCGGCCAATTTTTTTGCAATAGATAGTGTTGTActtcatattttattacatatttacATAGTTCATAGCTTGGCGTTAAAAATCCACCCTTCGGTTTCAGTCTTGCTCCACCAACAGCTGAGTTATttgattcggtacaacaacacgacgaaaatttcccataagactccattgtttcgtgttttccaaatatggcacaagatggcgtccatggacctgtttaacattaggcaagttggttgccggcccTTGGGCTGaacccaacgactaacataccacaGCTGAACCACAGCGTATATATGGTAtatttatactgtagtatagtATAAACCagtgacccccccccccccatcaagggggccacgacacaaggctaataatttattatgaagcgacttcgtttgcatacttttcaTTTGAAAGAAAAATCCTCCCCGTTCACCTCAATCACAAGGTGTACAgtattcactttcttgtgtGTGCGAATTGTTTGACCATAATGGAATTTTGAGAATATACTAATCAGAATAGTTTGTTAATAGGTCATCTAACCTACAGACGGGCAGCCCAGGGTACCAAACTGAAAAATCTCCACCCCAACTAAGACCATTTAATCCTACCAAATAATTAGTCCAGGTCAAATGAAGGATCAACTGATATTCACCAGGTCAAATAAAGGATCAACTGGTATTATCGGCTTAGGTGGGTTAGGGAAGGGGGATATCCTTCAGTTGGGAAACGGGATCGACTGGAAAATCTTCACCCCAACTAAAAATATCTGGGGTGGGGGGATTTTTCAGTTCATCCGAGGAATCTCCCTCCCCCCAGGCCCCTACCTAGCTTGGGGtggagattcttcagttgagTAACCTGGGGAGGGGGGATTATTAAGACAGTCTCAAATATTCACATCTGGGGCAACTAATATACAATATAAAGCAAAAGATGATCATCAGAACATATGTTATGTATGATAGATGTGGCCATACAGAAAAACGTTCCCACTGATATTTCAGAAGAATTAATGACCTTTATCTTCACTGTAAATTGCTATGGACCTttctccgacctttgacccccgaaaaattcttcttatactttaccattgcaaaattttcggggctattttaagagtgcttttgcgagtttgcgcctgtaaaatggggtatgtgttgcaaaccatcattatgattcatcgcatacaacaatctgttttttgaaagtatCTGTAAATAAGGTTATCCtggtctatcacagctatttctacactaattttttattactgcaattgaattaaaactcttaggaagacagagtgatcattgaattatctgatttatatttaagtttctgaaacacaactgaaaactgacgaatagagttcaaaaatgcgaaaacgagataatgtttacgaccacgcttgaaaatctgtctgagtgagaaaagtatctgagcggatgcggaaagggagcattgttacgtcacgttatgcatcttgctgattggcaaatgtcacgatgtaaacaaggaagtcgatgctcggggaaaggtccattagaccagggctactcaactggcggaccgcggtccgaatgcggacctttcgagtattggatttggaccgcacctaattatttattttggatcattagccccactttttgaatttcctattataaaatgattttcatagttttgaatatatacgaaaagaactataacaccataatgaacaattttaatttgctcctaatcattagtcggtcgaggaagtgctcgtttaaggatgccgaaatatcatttttggaaagaccggacccaaataattttgagatttGGTtggcggaccttcgataaaaatagttgagtagcccagCATTAGACGAAGACTGAACCATTATAAGACATGAAGGGCACGGGTGTGTCATACACATCTGAAGCAATTCATTGGGATAAATTTGTGATTTTCTGAGGGTGACGTGGCTATACAACTACTTGAGCAAGATGATGATTATTATTATAAGTCAAACCAGTTTGAATTGCAACAGAACCCAGAATAAGTACAAAAATATAATGGTAACGTTTGGGATAAATGTCTGTCAAACAGGATACCATTTATTGATTGTTAATTGCCGACATTTATTGACATTGACTTGTGGCTGACGGGGGGCTTGATTTGGCACATAACTGAGCCGCCTCATCGACTTCTTCTTACCTGAGTTATATATGAAATGTAAACAGTTTACAAGTGAGGTTCGGTCTCCGCTTCAATTCGAACACCAGCGCTAGACTCCGATTAGTTAAATAAGCCAAGATAAATTGAAACTATTATGAAACGTGCTATGCAGAGCAAAGTCAATAACCTCtgtttgatttgaaatatttaacattgactgTTTCGATAAAATGCGACGACAGAAGGCCCCGGGAAAAGAATGAAACACGCAATGAAGGTGTGTTCATTTGTACCAACTTGATTGGTTGTCGTGACTTTGTATACGTCGGTGTTTCCCCTCTGTATTGAGCGCCGGTTGAGCTGTTAGCGGTGTTGTATTCTGGCATTGTATCGACCGACTGTAGTCTAACATTTAGTGAGGGTACGTAATTGGTCAATTGGGAATCTTTAAGGTTTCGTACCGGTACTTAACAGCTGCTTTAACCTTTTTGCAGCCTATATCTCAGGATCGGTACCGGTATGTAGGTAGATGATGTGGAACATGTACGGTATTATCTATCATCTGTCTGTCTATTGCTGCATTAGATAAGCAATCTATTGCAGTAAAAtaagaaaagttttaaaatcatattgaGGGAAGCATTTTACCTActttatattatacaaaaaagCATAAATATGAAGGAGAATACAGTAATATAGTTGATGAAGTGTCCCTCAGAATGGAAAACATTGATATGAAAAACGGGATTTTACTGTAGTCTATTAAagaattttataaacaaaaaaatccaaCACTAGATATTATACTGATACAtacatataatttttttattgttatatatcatAGGTGGGCAAACCGCGGCTTGGTAGCCGCATGCTGCTCTACGGAGTTTTTATGCAGCTCTTCTCGCTagcaatatatattattcaaatttaactaCTAGAAACTGTAgcgtgacaattttttttaattcgttaGGCGGTTGAAGAAGTTTCCatcaatgattaagacaaattatgttttagtatgaaaatcgtagcgtggaatttaatttaaatcagtCAAACGACAAATCTTACATCCCAATGATCAAATGTTTGTTGCTGCGTCGGCGTTTCAACTACTTCTGATATGGATTCACAATATATACTTTCAATATGCAATATtagtattactgtattatatgTTGGTGTAAAGTTGTTTTCAGTTCATGGCATTCTAATGTTATTAATTTCTGGTATATATCTTGtgacaggcacagaattctggtTTTGATAGATCAGTAAATATTGTAGAAGTAAGATTAATTTATCctatttcatgtttttatttaaaataaacaaaattcaatttaatttaaagtTTGACTGGAATCTAATTTGGAAAAAGGAGAAGCGTCTGCAGCATTCCTAAGTCTTCTTGAAATTGTTATCCACACACAGTTCAATAGAAATTTAACAGAATAACTATCAAGATGAATGACACTCTAGAACTTGTAGGAGCCGTTGATCAGGGAACAAGCAGCTCAAGATTTTTGGTGAGTAAAGTGCTAAGTCATAGAATCATTGCCAGACCACTTAGCCAAGTCGCATTTTGAGCTCCATGGAGTTGAGAGTCGGAGTTTCAGACTTTCATTTGTGATAAAAAGATAAGTTAAATTTGCTACAGACACTTGAAAACCATCAAGTTTATTAAATGTTTTAACATTCCATTTACCCAACCTGGAATCAgagccaaattttttttaacctgCAGTTGGGAATTTTCTGCTGTGCTAGGCATGAAAACACATTTGCAACCGATACACACAGTTTCAAATTCAAGTCTGTGAAATTTGGCATTGTTGTTGGCATTGTGGTAGTCGATTAGCCATTGAATTATAATAACAAATTATATCAACATTTGTGGTAATTGCATTTGTATGAGTAATGTAAATTATTCAGTTATTGTAATCCATGAAAAATATTCACCGGAccgaatttacaaaaaattttatgTTTGGGATTATATCCATTTGATTTATGTTAACAGATATTTGATGTGAAAACTGCAAGTGTGATATGTTATCATCAAGTCGAGATTGTGCAGTCTTGTCCTTCTGAAGGGTgagtttaattttttaaattaaaactgaTCATGCTGtttgtattttacttttttatgaTATTTACTTGAAGAAAACACTCACTACAAAGTGAAGAAAACTCAATCATGACTCATGAGTGAAATCACAAACGGCCGCTTACATGTGAATAGCTGCAGTGacataaacaaatatttaactAAAAGCAATCATACATTGTTTGATatcataaaataaacatttcaaAAGATTTGAACAATTCAACAATTCAAGCAGTGCAATGGAAGCAAATTCCAACTGAAAGCAGGTTTACACTCATATAATCTGTTGTTTAACTGGGtcataatattattgaaatttttcagaacaaatttttttagtttttctaCTGACtgttattatttgttttgtcTATGTGTCAATAAATCTTTGCATTTTCAGATGGGTCGAGCAAGATGCTACTGAAATGATAAATTCAGTCAACACATGCATTGATAAAGCAATTGAAAAACTTGAAAGTAAAGGCATAAGTGCTTCATGTGTTAAAGGTATATACTATCACTATCCTATCCATAAAGAAGTGTATGCCCGATAATTAGGGTTGGGAATAGATAACCGGTTAATCGGtttattcattataaaaaaatttttattatcaattattttggaatatttgaccATGTACAATCAATAATTTTGctttatatatactatattaAAATGGAGCTGAATGTTATTGTGATATTTACGGATTCAAGCATTATTTTACTATTAACATATTTACATGCCATATTACGAATCATTTTCCTCtttattttgaacaaattcAAACTCACAATAAGCACCCATTCTTACTCCATTTgtattccaaattttaatatggaGCTAAAAGAATATTTAGACTATTTGTTCATAGTTATACACTCCTAATTTCAGCTTctgttttctatttttcattttatccaTTTCAGCAATTGGCATTACAAATCAACGAGAGACGACAGTAGTTTGGAACAAATATACTGGGAAACCATTGTGCCCTGCGATTGGTAAAAATCTTTGTTTCCattattaatttgattattgtttaaaca contains:
- the LOC120325762 gene encoding NHP2-like protein 1, with the translated sequence MTGEINPKAYPMADDSLTKTIFELVTQASNYKQLRKGANEATKTLNRGLSELIILAGDAEPLEILLHLPLLCEDKNVPYVFVGSKQGLGRACGVSRPVIACSVLQKDGSQLAPEINKLRQSVEKLLI
- the LOC120325761 gene encoding small ribosomal subunit protein eS10-like, yielding MLMPKKNRVQIFEYLFKEGVLVVKKDPYLPQHAEIAVPNLHVMKACQSLKSCGHVRENYTWQHYYYILTNEGIQYLRDYLHLPPEIVPATLKRQTRPVDVRARPKVDEPRRAYSGAGDREAYRRGGQGDRAPDKKADAGAGTATFEFRGGYGRGRGAP
- the LOC144421902 gene encoding uncharacterized protein LOC144421902, with the translated sequence MEAARISLANGDSDTHLRKRYRTESQQGPNEEENGEGDFREGRRSILKGLSKEKLPPDEAHVAFEENICMVPADHENEINIKSDRPISLDKESEPVKTAEDLEEESDSATSFSTDCEAAKPQRAHADAFLRKGLGLVKRAFDIKAEPGRKTGFRRIDPAYARKIRDEITRDLERGDECTGDSSYETIEELSGSDIHEVDAAYSVRRRRRKRAKSLQKQRLEMLTFGKKKFEAEKIMIIFCALFIIIGYPLCYYLQFYNKN